The DNA window TACTCAATGCTTGGGGAGACAGGGGCTGATTCCCAAACCTGTCTAGCATAGGAGCAATGAAAGAGCAGATGATCAATAGATTCAGGCATATTACATCGTTTGCATTGTCCATCAGTGTTGATTCCCCTGGCTTTGAGAGCTTCGCTAACGGGTAATGCTCCATGAAGAGCTTTCCAGATGAACAACTTGATCTTCGGTGTTGTTTGAAGCTTCCAAACACTCTTCTTCCAATCGAAAGAACCATCCTCTATACTCCCTGCATCCTCTACACTTCGAGAGGAAAGGACTGCTTTGTATCCGGTTTTTGTCGAATAATCTCCTGTATCCGTGCTCAGCCAAGAGAGTTTATCCGGAGCCCCGGTTAAACTTGGCTTAATGGCTAGGATCCTCTGTTCCTCGAAAGGAAGCACTCGCTGGATCATATCAATATCCCACTCATTTCGGTCCGGGAGCATGAGATCCGACACTGTGAGCTGGGAGAATTCTCTCGGTGGTGGCCCCATAGGTCTCAGCTGTGTGGAGCAACTGAGCCATGGTTTTTCCCAGATGTTGATGCTGGAGCCATTGCCTACTTCCCAACCTGCAGAGTTGATGATGATATCGCAACCAATTAGAATCCCCCTCCATCCATGGGAGATTGCCGTTTTCTCTGAGCATTCCAAGAAGCTTTCGGAGTTGCAATACTTCCAAAACAGGACTCGGCCAAGTAGGGAGTTGGGACGATTGATGAGCCTCCAGCTTAGTTTTGCAAGGAACGCTTCATTAAAGCTCTGAACGTCTGTGAAGTTTAAACCTCCACTTTCCTTGGGTTGCACCAGCTTAGACCAAGCAATCCATGCCATCTTCTTGTCTCCCATGTTCGTGTCACACCAGAAGCGTGTTAACGCTGATTGAATTCTCTTACACAGAGATATCGGAAGTTGGAAACAAGACATAGCGTGTGACGGGATGGGGGATAACACACTTGTGAGCATAGTCATCTTCCCGGCTGTCGATAAGAAACGGTTTGACCACCCGCATGCCTTTTGCTTTATGCGGTCCACTAATGAGGAGAATAAGTCTCTCTTTTTCCTTCCGAACAGCTCCGAAAGCCCGAGATATTTTTCGATACCTCCCTCTTTTTGGATCGAGAGAGCGTCTTTGACAGCCATTTTTAGAGCTACCGGGGCGTGTCTAGAGAAATTGATCGAGGATTTTTCAGTGTTGATTGACTGTCCGGAAACCTCTTCATAGCGCTTCAATAACCGACATAGAGCCTCTCCACTTTCCTTGCTTGCTCGAAGGAAGAACATTGTGTCATCGGCGAAGAGGAGATGGTTGAGACGAGGACACACTCGTGCTACACGGACTCCTTTAAGGGTTCCGTCCTCTTGCGCTTTGTTACATAGACCCGAGAGAACCTCACTACACAAAATGAAGATGTATGGTGAGAGAGGGTCTCCTTGACGGATACCTCTACTCGGTGTGACTCTTCCTCTAGGCGAGCCGTTAATGAGGAAGGAGTAAGTAACTGTAGAGACACACTGCATGATCCAGTTGATCCACTTCGGATGAAAGCCGAAGCGCTGAAGTACCAATTTGATGAAGTCCCATTCGAGCCTATCATAGGCTTTACTCATGTCGGTTTTCACCGCCATGGCCACTCTCTTCTCAGCCTTTGACGTTTTAAGGTAGTGGAGGACCTCGTGAGTGATGAGAACATTGTTCGAAATTGCTCGTCCCTGTACAAAGGCGGACTGATTTTCTGAGATAATCTCGGAAAGGAGTGGTTGGAGGCGCTTGGTTAAGATCTTGGAGATGATCTTATAATAAACGTTGCAGAGAGCAATGAGCCTATACTCCGCCACTGTTTTAGGGCTGAGCACCTTCGGGATGAGCCGGATATGGGTCTCGTTAATCTTTTTCGGCAGTCTGTCCGTCTCGAAGAACTCCTGAATTTCCTGAACTATCTCAGTTCCAATGTTCTCCCAGTTTGTATGAAAGAAACTAGCCGAGAAACCATCAGGCCCGAGGGCTTTATCTGCATGGATGGAGAAGACAGCCGCCTTGATTTCCGATGCGGACGGTAGTCGGATAAGCTCGTCATTTGTTTCCGCCGAGATCATTGGAGACAGAGCGTAGTTGACAGTATCTGCTCTGTTTTCATCTATAGATGAGAATAGCTGCTGAAAGTAATTGACAATAACCTTCCCTATTTGATCCTCCTGGTACACAACCTCTCCTTCTTCGTTCTCGATCACCGAAAGAGCGTTGATTCTCTTACGGTTTTTTGCCACGGCGTGGAAATATCTGGTATTCATGTCTCCTAGGCTGAGCCAGAGCCAGAGCTTCCTGCTGCGTTGCCTCCAGTAGCTCTCTTCAGCGGCATAAGCTTCATCAAGTTCCTTTGTTATCTTTGTTATCAGCTCCGTGTAGTTTGCAGGGTCCGTTAAGGCCTGCTCGAGCTGGAACTTCTTCTCTTCTATAATCGCTATGCTATTCATGGTCTGCTGCTTACTCCATTCAATTAGAGTTGACCTGATGGCCGTGATTCTGTCATTGACAGTCCTGAAATCTCCATCCTTCCATGTCTTGCATACCAACTCCTTTACCTCCGGGTTGTTTTTCAGTCTTCGGTCATACCGGAAAAgaccttgtttcttcttcttttcggGCTCGAAGAAAGAGATAAGAGGCTTGTGGTCTGATCCTTCATACGCAAGGTATTGGCATCTTGCTGTCGGAAACAGCTCTGCCCAATCGCTGTTAGCCACCGCACGGTCCAGGCGACATCGGACCAGATCATCCTCCCTCTGGCCCCGCCAAGATAGGAAATCTCCTGAGTGTGGTAGATCAAATAGATCTCCTTCCGAAAAGAACGTCCGCAAATCTGTGAAAGACCCCTCCGGTCTAGTAGCTCCaccatctttttcttcattattAAGTAGGTCGTTGAAATCACCTGTTAAGAACCAAGGTGCTTCTCGGGTACCGTTCAGCTCAAGCAAGCTGTTCCACAGATCCCTTCTTCGAGGTTTGTTTGTATCACCATAGATAAAAGAAGCATAGAactttttcccttcaaatatgaTACATGTTTTCATCTCTTTTAGACGTCGAGCTGTCCGGGGATTCCCCaacccctgacagttccagctcgcCACTTTTAAGGAACGGGAGTagatggattttgaaaatccatCCTACGCCGTCTTGATGACGCCGGTATCAGGTTGCATATGGGCTGATCCTCCGAGTTGGATTGAGACTCTGTTCTTCCTACCACCCCTCGGGAACCCCGTGATGAGGAAGGTTTTGACTTTGATTTTTGCGGGTTTCCTTGAGCACTGTCCTGGTTAAGTTTTCTTCTGGTGGCAGTTGGCTTATCTTGGtgagttttcttcttttttgaagtGGATCCTCTGATCAGCTTTGAACTTCCTTGCACTGTACGTTTGCCCGGTGGTCTTCCAGGCTTCCTCTTGCTCGCTTCTTTGATTACCTTTGGAGCTGGTTCTTGTGTAGGTGGGGCAATGGGTCCTAATCTGAGGGTAGCTGGCACTCTCTCCCCTGAGGGTTGCTGCTCCGGGCTTGTCACGGTGTCTGTAGGGGCTGTCATCTTTGCTTGAATCATAAGTGCAGCTGTCTCCTCCATTTCGCCTTTCTCCTCTGCCCTTCTCATACGTTCTCTGCGGGCAGCGCTCTCGGTTGGGTCGTTGCATTGGGTATATTGCATCATGGCCTCTCTAACTTCTCCCACTGCTGCATTAAAGACCTCCTTTGGGACCGAGGCTTGAATTTCTTCCAGGGGAATCCCCCTATTCTGATTGCTTCTTGACTGCCTTGGGGTTGACTCTTCTCGTGCAGATGTTAAGCTATCTCTATGTCTAGAGGTTTGCAAGCTGCGATCCCTGGATAAGTATCTATCCGATAGATCTCTCCGAAGGTCTCGTGGTCCAGAATTAACCTCACGATGGTGTAGATTAGTGTCCCGATGGTAGGAGGAACGGCTAGTTTGACTGTGATGATCTTCTCTTCCTCGTTTAGGGTCCTCGCTACGATACCTTCGAGAAACTGTATCTCGGCTGGAGCGCGATCTACGCCGAGCTTCCAATTCGTCTCTTGCATCCATTTGGCGTTCTCGCCGGTTAAAATCTTGCCTTCCCCTGTGTTCTGTAGTTTGCGCTGAGAAGTGGAAAATATTTGACCCTGAAACTTGATGCTTAGGGTGTGTTCCCCTTCTGTCTTGCTCTTCATTTCCCCTGCTAG is part of the Brassica oleracea var. oleracea cultivar TO1000 unplaced genomic scaffold, BOL UnpScaffold01408, whole genome shotgun sequence genome and encodes:
- the LOC106321306 gene encoding uncharacterized protein LOC106321306, with product MAGRLRREEKGKEIASDPSQAPRTARIRIQDPDNAELLHRHSLTLIGRVTNRTAQRVWSLIPFFTDLWKANTKPVGSELGNGMFQFQFDNEEDLLTVLEKRPYYYGRWMVIVQRWEPTVSKNFSSLLPFWIKVQGIPVHLWTEETIQKLGEDLGIFEKAEITSTTVRMRLQINGLLPLIKTSVIEYANGDEVTASFVYEKLDRHCYKCYRLDHDIKDCLEAKHEARALKAQDASRGNEEQDRRGTHPKHQVSGSNIFHFSAQTTEHRGRQDFNRRERQMDARDELEARRRSRSSRDTVSRRYRSEDPKRGREDHHSQTSRSSYHRDTNLHHREVNSGPRDLRRDLSDRYLSRDRSLQTSRHRDSLTSAREESTPRQSRSNQNRGIPLEEIQASVPKEVFNAAVGEVREAMMQYTQCNDPTESAARRERMRRAEEKGEMEETAALMIQAKMTAPTDTVTSPEQQPSGERVPATLRLGPIAPPTQEPAPKVIKEASKRKPGRPPGKRTVQGSSKLIRGSTSKKKKTHQDKPTATRRKLNQDSAQGNPQKSKSKPSSSRGSRGVVGRTESQSNSEDQPICNLIPASSRRRRMDFQNPSTPVP